The DNA segment GTCATCATCTTTGTCAACTTTCCCACTAGGAGTTAGTTTATCTATTACCTGAGGTAAAAGTTCTGACAATTTTGAAGCAGTTTCGCCTGTTTTCATTCCTGTGCTCTTTGCAATTTCTTTAATTTTTGCCTTACCTAAAACTTTTATTAGTTGCTCAGCAGAAATAGTCTTATTTTTCCCTTTCCCAATCCATGATTCAATAATATCGCCAAAACCTTTTTTAGCGAATTTGTCAACCAAGCCACCAAATCCATTATTGCCGCTACCAACAAGGTCTATAACAGAATCAAGCATTGAACCTTTACCTTTAGAACTGCCGCCAGTAAAGCCTTTTAATAAATCAAAGAATCCCATAGTTTTTATTTTTAAAAATTATATACAAAATTATAATAAATTAATCGATGTGAAAAATTGTTTTCGCGTTTTTTAATTACCAATCAAGTGCATCTGGCATTAACCTTATTATTTTTGAATTAATAATTTTAGCAAAATACCATTTACATTGTAGGTATCGCTTCTATTAAGGTTTTTGTATAATCTTTTTGTGGGTTATTTATTATTTCATGAGCTAATCCCGATTCAACTATTTTCCCATTGTGCATCACCATTATTCTATCTGACATATAGTTCACAACATTCATGTCATGAGAAATAAAAACGTAAGTGAGGTTGAATTCATCTTTCAAATCGTTGAGTAAATTAAGCACCTGAGCTTGAACACTTACATCTAGAGCAGAAACAGATTCGTCACAAAAAACAATTTCAGGCTTCAAAACCAACGCTCTAGAAATAACAATTCTTTGTCGCTGCCCGCCACTAAACTGATGCGGATATTTCTTTAAATCATCTGACGACAAACCTGTTTTTTCCAATACGTAAACAATATAATCTATTCTTTCTTTTTTATTTTTAAAAACGCTATGTTCTTTCATTGGCTCTACAAGTGCATCTTGCACAGTTAAATTTGGCGTAAGCGACGAATATGGATCTTGAAAAACAATTTGCAATCTTGTACGCAAATTCCTCATTTTTCGTTTTGAAATTTCCGTTAAATCCATATTGTCAAAAAGC comes from the Bacteroidales bacterium genome and includes:
- a CDS encoding DUF937 domain-containing protein is translated as MGFFDLLKGFTGGSSKGKGSMLDSVIDLVGSGNNGFGGLVDKFAKKGFGDIIESWIGKGKNKTISAEQLIKVLGKAKIKEIAKSTGMKTGETASKLSELLPQVIDKLTPSGKVDKDDDKGFDFSVITDLFK